Proteins from a genomic interval of Lycium ferocissimum isolate CSIRO_LF1 chromosome 2, AGI_CSIRO_Lferr_CH_V1, whole genome shotgun sequence:
- the LOC132048279 gene encoding uncharacterized protein LOC132048279, translating to MFRAMSTRRDYRGYGVLNKEIEEEEPCAPILGKPKLSRNRTVPAAAKFFSSSSKKVTSEDNFRANAQLKEAKKASKIHPIFSLFETKKKKKATARPEFSRYIQYVREGGFGDVLQTTSSKSNLAT from the coding sequence aTGTTTAGAGCAATGAGTACACGAAGAGATTATAGAGGATACGGAGTATTGAATAAGGAGATCGAGGAGGAGGAACCTTGTGCTCCAATATTGGGGAAGCCTAAGTTGAGCAGAAACAGAACAGTTCCAGCTGCTGCTAAATTCTTTAGCTCTTCCTCCAAGAAGGTCACGTCCGAGGATAATTTTCGCGCGAATGCTCAGTTAAAGGAAGCGAAAAAAGCAAGCAAGATTCATCCGATATTCAGTCTATTTGAaacgaagaaaaagaagaaggcaaCTGCTAGGCCTGAATTCTCGAGGTACATTCAGTATGTTAGAGAGGGAGGTTTTGGTGATGTGTTGCAGACCACTTCCTCCAAATCCAACTTGGCTACTTAG